The following are encoded together in the Bacteroidota bacterium genome:
- a CDS encoding septum formation initiator family protein, with protein sequence MIVRFLYKYRYLVVVGTFVVWMSFFDKNNWWDVWRLQRTYNEAIEERDYYREQADIARSEYNALFTHPDSLEKFAREKYLMKKDNEDVFVIIKEDK encoded by the coding sequence GTGATAGTACGGTTTCTTTATAAATACCGCTATTTGGTAGTAGTAGGCACTTTTGTGGTGTGGATGAGTTTTTTTGACAAAAACAACTGGTGGGATGTTTGGCGTTTGCAACGCACCTACAACGAAGCTATTGAAGAGCGTGATTACTACCGCGAGCAGGCTGATATTGCCCGCAGCGAGTACAACGCACTATTTACCCACCCCGATAGTCTTGAAAAATTTGCACGTGAAAAGTACTTGATGAAAAAAGACAACGAAGACGTGTTTGTGATTATTAAAGAGGACAAATAG
- a CDS encoding Nif3-like dinuclear metal center hexameric protein: MQIKDITQYLETIAPLALQESYDNSGLIVGDRQTPVKGILISLDCTEEVVQEAIEKGCNLIVSHHPIVFSGLKKITGANYIERVVIKAIQNNIALYAIHTNLDNVLKSGVNGKIAEKLGLKNTRILSPKGEILCKLVTYCPTAQADALRQAIFEAGAGVIGNYDQCSFNSDGIGTFRGNDGADPFVGKVGELHKENEVRIETVFPAWAQNSVVAALLAAHPYEEVAYDVYALKNKHPQTGAGIIGSLSDEMDANVFLEHLKNTMKADGIRYTSYAKKIKTVAVCGGSGSFLLRDAMAQKADVLVTADFKYHQFFDAEGRIMIADIGHYESEQYTIELLGEILNKKFTTFAVLFTQVNTNPVNYYK; this comes from the coding sequence GTGCAGATAAAAGACATTACACAATACCTTGAAACAATAGCTCCGCTGGCTTTGCAAGAAAGCTACGATAACAGCGGCTTGATAGTAGGGGATAGGCAAACACCCGTAAAAGGCATTTTAATAAGCCTTGATTGTACCGAAGAAGTGGTGCAGGAGGCTATAGAAAAAGGCTGCAATTTGATTGTTTCTCACCACCCCATTGTTTTTAGCGGGTTAAAAAAGATTACCGGCGCCAATTACATTGAGCGGGTGGTAATAAAAGCGATACAAAACAACATAGCCTTATATGCTATACACACCAATCTTGATAATGTGCTGAAAAGTGGTGTGAACGGAAAAATTGCTGAGAAATTGGGATTGAAGAATACCCGCATACTATCACCCAAAGGTGAAATACTTTGTAAATTGGTAACGTATTGTCCCACTGCACAAGCCGATGCGTTGAGACAGGCAATATTTGAAGCAGGTGCAGGAGTGATTGGCAACTACGACCAATGCAGTTTTAACAGTGATGGAATAGGTACGTTTAGGGGGAATGATGGCGCAGACCCATTTGTGGGCAAGGTGGGCGAGCTGCACAAAGAAAACGAAGTGCGGATAGAGACTGTTTTTCCTGCATGGGCACAAAATAGTGTGGTAGCGGCTTTATTGGCGGCACACCCTTATGAAGAAGTGGCGTACGACGTGTATGCACTTAAAAACAAACATCCGCAAACGGGAGCGGGCATTATAGGCTCATTGTCCGATGAGATGGATGCCAACGTTTTTTTAGAACATCTGAAAAACACAATGAAAGCCGACGGAATACGTTATACATCGTATGCAAAAAAAATAAAAACAGTGGCAGTGTGTGGCGGGTCGGGTAGTTTTTTGTTACGCGATGCAATGGCACAAAAGGCCGATGTATTAGTTACTGCCGACTTTAAATACCACCAGTTTTTTGATGCTGAAGGCCGCATTATGATTGCCGATATAGGCCATTATGAAAGCGAGCAATACACAATTGAACTTTTAGGCGAGATTTTAAATAAAAAATTCACTACTTTTGCGGTTCTTTTTACGCAAGTAAATACAAACCCAGTAAACTATTATAAATAG
- a CDS encoding class I SAM-dependent rRNA methyltransferase, with protein MKALVLKPKKERAVINRHPWLFTGAVQHTPAAENGEIIEIRSNDNSLLGYGFFNPNSQICCRIFEFTQNPVEIDEAYWQAKIERAYQMRQSIVDFSNTNCYRLLHAEGDFFPGIIADVYGNVVVAQILIKGTEKLIPVIEAEFRRLGFKHIYLKTKNSSQVLEGIGAQDWLGESIEMPLDVIENGQKFKVNVETGQKTGFFIDQRDNRQLLKTLSQGKSILNTFSYTGGFSVYALAGGATQVHSVDISKDAIAQCEENVLLNGYESRHQAIAQDCFDYLKQTREEYDIMVLDPPAFAKNARSVPNATRGYKELNMVAMKKIKPGGLIFTFSCSQNIDKTLFQKIVFGAAADARRNVRILKHLTQPPDHPVNIFHPEGEYLKGLLLWVE; from the coding sequence ATGAAAGCCCTTGTACTTAAACCCAAAAAAGAGCGTGCGGTAATCAACCGCCACCCTTGGCTGTTTACAGGGGCTGTGCAGCATACTCCTGCTGCCGAAAACGGAGAAATTATTGAAATACGCAGCAACGATAACAGCTTGCTTGGCTATGGTTTTTTTAACCCTAACAGCCAGATATGCTGCCGTATTTTTGAATTTACGCAAAACCCCGTTGAGATTGACGAGGCGTATTGGCAAGCCAAAATTGAACGGGCTTACCAAATGCGCCAAAGCATTGTTGATTTTAGCAACACCAACTGCTACCGCTTACTGCACGCCGAAGGCGACTTCTTTCCCGGTATTATTGCCGATGTGTATGGTAATGTAGTGGTGGCTCAAATACTGATAAAGGGTACCGAAAAGCTAATACCTGTTATTGAGGCTGAGTTCCGCCGTTTAGGGTTTAAGCATATTTACCTGAAAACCAAAAACAGCTCGCAAGTGCTTGAAGGGATTGGGGCGCAAGACTGGTTGGGCGAATCTATTGAAATGCCCTTAGACGTTATTGAAAACGGACAAAAGTTTAAGGTGAATGTAGAAACCGGACAAAAAACAGGTTTCTTTATCGACCAACGCGATAACCGCCAACTACTAAAAACGCTTTCGCAGGGTAAAAGCATACTGAACACTTTTAGCTACACAGGAGGCTTTAGCGTATATGCGTTGGCCGGTGGAGCTACACAGGTACACTCGGTAGATATTTCGAAAGATGCGATTGCACAGTGCGAAGAAAACGTACTACTGAATGGTTACGAAAGCCGCCACCAAGCCATTGCACAAGATTGTTTTGATTACTTAAAACAAACTCGCGAAGAATATGATATAATGGTGCTTGACCCGCCTGCGTTTGCCAAAAACGCACGTTCAGTGCCTAATGCTACAAGGGGTTACAAAGAGTTGAACATGGTAGCGATGAAGAAAATAAAACCCGGTGGGTTGATTTTTACTTTCTCGTGCTCACAAAACATTGATAAAACCTTGTTTCAAAAAATCGTGTTCGGGGCTGCGGCTGATGCCCGTCGTAATGTGCGCATTTTGAAACACCTTACCCAACCGCCCGATCACCCTGTAAACATCTTCCATCCCGAAGGAGAATACCTGAAGGGGCTGCTGCTGTGGGTAGAGTAG
- a CDS encoding PKD domain-containing protein, with product MDDLISFKVSSGQTITATQWDFGDGNTSTQSAPGYKYNVAKAYTVTAIVTLQNGTKCTATHNIIIHPKPISNFSVNGNSSFCFSKNNVCITDNSTPGATGNPIAQRVFLWDDGAGDNSTNPSAQKVLCHTYLQTGTYTLIMETTDDKGCIAKSSQKITVQPDYDADMAYDLTVNPSDCKFTVCFTNKTKPKDTANVSSYMWDFGDGNTNNNMVNYDSVCHVYPNSGNYTAKLIVKHKSGCSDTAFTTINITKPKINFKLKIPDSVCLGTMGQFLNDTTNNGALYRWFIKDSATNIERPMTGLNNPIDVSFTTPGKFYIKLNILVDNCQQNGYDSVVVRCPSAGLLPLNNRLCDAGDTTYFCNSSCYYQSYNYKQIWDYGHGEACTTDTKNGINTNRNCRFSVDNNGKHLYGFTDTSKSYACFTPSLYIVDTVTGCESTGSNLVMLGMPPLDSLKVVEQVSEYCTDIGGINSERVVSFLISGLSCNQAWNMYLNFDSARGKDLFSKVTPNPPPQFRYTYTGNPTGDVTIGFVVQNGNPTVSKSCFDTLTIKGKTCEDTVWYHHKFNMAAIPNPKVGYYDDRGCSPFNFTVRPEDTVQYGVHKMKWEWGDSTADSLVLNPGDSIIPVRYHTYRKNGLYTVILTMTNSKGCSELEYMLIGLGYDNFVDYDSIVCAGDSVELKEYVSYFDNAHPFWKDSSRLAQPNKEKLFWDFDDGKGFVTKKPETKVVFANEGTYRVRMATEDSTACRDTFTFYIRAVKADAYIRSMRDTFYCNDNIIRFYDSSFGSPQIPGDVVVGWHWEFGDFKTPSYLKDPYHFYSSYGQKVVSVAVKSAAGCRDTAYKTIYIDGPVPYFEIISDSVGCDPLKIELDNTSKRVKTWIWSMGDPANTTINTDKDSNIKFTYTPPGTYYIKLFGADSIYNPNTGNTYFCSATYPDTPLVKKVVVIPNYPVGMDIPDTICQNNPAIIKSVSASRYDDFRWWMGNGDSVFTDTETFVYIYPDAGNFRIDFKPTYAPNQWERLCIADTFKDITVIPIEADFDINPNSKEPVFHFTNKSTNAVRYEWDFGHPASGNDNKSTLKDPSHNYKTSLGTFTVCLRAYNKEECVDTVCKQVSNNYLPRLFIPNAFSPQGNDTTNLRFDIDIYLAGYYHLNIFNRWGEKVFEGFEDGEGNLDGLNWDGKHFITGSLCPSGVYFVVFEYEIVGLEGKNTYKGTLNLFREE from the coding sequence TTGGATGATTTAATAAGTTTTAAAGTAAGCTCAGGGCAAACCATCACCGCCACCCAATGGGATTTTGGCGATGGTAATACCTCCACCCAATCGGCACCCGGTTACAAATACAATGTGGCAAAAGCATACACAGTAACGGCTATTGTTACACTTCAAAACGGAACCAAGTGCACCGCTACACACAACATCATTATCCATCCCAAGCCCATCAGTAATTTTTCGGTAAACGGTAACAGTTCATTTTGTTTCTCTAAAAACAATGTCTGTATTACTGATAACTCAACACCGGGGGCTACGGGTAATCCTATTGCTCAGCGGGTGTTTTTGTGGGACGACGGGGCAGGAGATAATTCAACAAACCCCTCGGCTCAAAAGGTATTGTGTCACACATATCTTCAAACAGGCACTTATACCCTTATTATGGAAACTACCGACGATAAGGGATGTATTGCCAAGAGTTCACAAAAAATTACGGTGCAGCCCGATTACGATGCCGACATGGCGTATGATTTAACCGTAAACCCTTCAGATTGTAAGTTTACCGTGTGTTTTACCAATAAAACCAAGCCAAAGGATACTGCAAACGTAAGCAGTTATATGTGGGATTTTGGCGACGGTAATACCAACAACAATATGGTAAATTATGATTCGGTTTGCCATGTGTATCCCAATAGCGGTAATTACACCGCCAAACTGATAGTAAAACATAAAAGCGGTTGTTCTGATACTGCCTTCACCACCATAAACATCACCAAGCCCAAAATTAACTTTAAGCTCAAAATACCTGATTCGGTATGTTTGGGTACCATGGGCCAGTTTTTAAATGATACCACCAATAACGGGGCCTTGTACCGTTGGTTCATTAAAGATTCGGCTACCAATATAGAGCGCCCGATGACGGGTTTAAACAACCCCATTGATGTTAGCTTCACAACTCCCGGTAAGTTTTATATTAAACTGAATATACTGGTAGATAACTGCCAGCAAAACGGTTATGATTCAGTAGTTGTGCGTTGCCCCAGTGCAGGATTACTTCCCTTAAACAATCGTTTGTGCGATGCAGGTGATACTACTTATTTCTGCAATAGCAGTTGTTATTATCAATCATACAACTATAAACAGATATGGGATTACGGACATGGTGAGGCGTGCACAACGGATACGAAAAACGGAATAAATACCAACCGTAACTGCCGTTTTTCAGTGGATAATAACGGTAAGCACTTGTATGGCTTTACGGATACAAGTAAATCGTATGCGTGTTTTACGCCATCATTATATATTGTTGACACAGTAACGGGGTGTGAAAGTACAGGTTCTAATCTGGTAATGTTGGGTATGCCCCCGTTGGACAGCTTGAAAGTGGTTGAGCAGGTTTCGGAATACTGTACCGATATTGGTGGGATAAACAGCGAACGGGTAGTGAGTTTTTTAATTTCGGGGTTGAGTTGTAACCAAGCCTGGAATATGTATCTCAATTTCGACTCAGCAAGAGGCAAAGACTTGTTTTCAAAAGTAACGCCTAATCCCCCCCCACAATTCAGGTACACTTACACGGGCAATCCTACTGGTGATGTTACCATTGGTTTTGTGGTGCAAAACGGAAACCCTACAGTATCAAAATCGTGCTTTGATACGCTGACGATTAAAGGAAAAACTTGTGAAGACACAGTATGGTACCACCATAAATTTAATATGGCGGCAATACCTAACCCCAAGGTAGGATATTATGACGATAGAGGGTGTTCACCTTTTAATTTTACGGTTAGACCCGAAGATACCGTGCAGTATGGGGTGCATAAAATGAAATGGGAGTGGGGGGATAGTACTGCCGATAGTTTGGTACTAAATCCGGGCGACTCAATAATTCCTGTGAGATACCATACTTACCGTAAGAATGGCTTGTACACTGTAATACTCACCATGACAAATAGCAAAGGTTGTTCGGAGCTTGAGTATATGTTGATTGGGCTGGGGTATGACAATTTTGTGGATTACGACAGTATTGTATGTGCAGGAGACTCTGTGGAACTGAAAGAATACGTTTCTTATTTTGACAATGCCCATCCGTTTTGGAAAGACAGTTCACGGTTGGCTCAGCCAAATAAAGAAAAACTGTTTTGGGATTTTGACGACGGTAAAGGCTTTGTTACCAAAAAGCCTGAAACAAAAGTGGTGTTTGCCAATGAAGGTACTTACCGTGTGCGAATGGCTACTGAAGACAGTACCGCTTGCCGTGATACTTTTACATTTTATATACGGGCTGTAAAAGCCGATGCATACATACGCAGTATGCGGGATACTTTTTATTGCAACGATAATATCATACGGTTTTACGATTCCTCATTCGGTAGTCCGCAAATACCCGGTGATGTGGTGGTGGGCTGGCATTGGGAGTTTGGCGATTTTAAAACCCCCAGCTACCTGAAAGACCCTTACCATTTTTACAGTTCGTACGGACAAAAAGTTGTTTCTGTAGCGGTAAAATCTGCGGCAGGATGTAGGGACACTGCCTATAAAACCATTTATATCGATGGGCCGGTTCCGTATTTTGAGATTATTTCCGATTCGGTGGGTTGCGACCCGTTGAAGATAGAATTAGACAATACTTCAAAGCGGGTAAAAACTTGGATTTGGAGCATGGGTGACCCTGCCAACACAACTATAAATACTGATAAGGATTCAAACATTAAGTTTACCTATACCCCGCCCGGCACTTATTACATTAAGCTGTTCGGTGCGGATAGCATTTATAATCCTAATACGGGTAATACTTATTTCTGCTCGGCTACCTACCCCGATACTCCTTTGGTGAAAAAGGTGGTGGTGATACCCAATTATCCCGTGGGGATGGATATACCCGATACCATTTGTCAAAACAATCCTGCAATCATAAAAAGCGTATCAGCATCGCGGTACGATGATTTCCGTTGGTGGATGGGCAATGGGGATAGCGTATTTACCGATACGGAAACGTTTGTGTACATCTATCCCGATGCAGGTAATTTCAGGATTGACTTTAAACCAACGTATGCCCCTAATCAGTGGGAACGTTTGTGTATTGCTGATACGTTTAAAGACATTACGGTAATACCCATTGAAGCTGATTTTGACATTAATCCCAACTCAAAAGAGCCGGTATTTCATTTCACCAATAAATCAACCAATGCAGTGCGGTACGAGTGGGACTTCGGACATCCGGCTTCTGGTAATGATAATAAATCAACGCTTAAAGACCCCTCTCACAATTACAAAACCAGTTTGGGCACGTTTACTGTGTGTTTGCGAGCTTATAATAAAGAAGAGTGCGTAGATACCGTATGCAAGCAAGTAAGCAATAATTACCTGCCCAGATTGTTTATTCCCAATGCTTTTTCGCCGCAGGGAAATGATACCACCAACTTACGTTTTGATATTGATATTTACTTAGCGGGCTATTATCACCTAAACATCTTTAACCGTTGGGGCGAGAAGGTGTTTGAAGGTTTTGAAGACGGTGAAGGAAACTTAGACGGCCTTAACTGGGATGGTAAACACTTTATAACAGGCAGTCTGTGCCCATCAGGGGTGTATTTTGTAGTGTTTGAATACGAGATTGTAGGGCTGGAAGGCAAAAACACCTACAAAGGCACGCTAAATCTTTTTAGGGAAGAGTAA
- a CDS encoding DUF3817 domain-containing protein: MLKTSLGRLRLIGFAEGISLILLMFVAMPLKYAMGMPQAVEVVGMAHGILFILYVLAAIQVSIDYSWNARKVIITLLASIFPFGTFYADAKIFKAEAQ; encoded by the coding sequence ATGCTGAAAACCTCGTTAGGACGATTGAGATTAATAGGATTTGCCGAAGGTATATCGCTAATACTATTAATGTTTGTTGCAATGCCGCTGAAATATGCAATGGGTATGCCGCAAGCAGTAGAAGTAGTTGGTATGGCACACGGTATTTTATTTATTCTGTATGTATTGGCAGCAATACAAGTAAGTATTGATTATAGCTGGAACGCCAGAAAGGTTATCATTACATTATTGGCTTCGATATTTCCTTTCGGAACGTTTTATGCCGATGCGAAAATTTTTAAAGCGGAGGCCCAATAA
- a CDS encoding tetratricopeptide repeat protein — MTAIHNNIHKRLLATAAKSLFVFIALLITTSRGLYAGFDYSANYQAAMKEILSLKLESGSAILAKEKAANPNNTLVILGEDYVDFFKILINENKAEYDKLVPNFSARLTALEKGDKNSPWYNYSRAEVYVHWATHRLRFGEYFKAATEIREAYKILEENIKKYPDFLPNKKTMGMLETIVGTIPENYQWMANIVGLDGDISSGIAKIETIIKSTAKLDYLPLQKQEALFIYVYLQMFVLKKPQEAWVLVEKNTNDYQTNLLNCYLRANIALKCKKTDVAIETLKKRPTGKEYHKFYYLDYLMGQAKLYRNDADADKYFKMYVSFHPGQNYIKSAYIRLSWFYFLKKETATYERYRSMASRYGAEEIEEDKRAQKEAKAGVATDEVLLKGMLFFDGGYNDKALATLNSVTESRYSTAEQKLEYNYRKARVYHEMGKTDLAIELYKKVMTDGKDLTVYYAANSCLLLGNIHEDKGEYGNACNRYKQCADYKNKEYRNSILQKAKAGMKRLGCK, encoded by the coding sequence ATGACAGCGATACACAACAACATACACAAAAGGCTTTTGGCAACTGCTGCCAAAAGCCTTTTTGTTTTTATAGCTTTACTCATAACCACCAGCCGTGGTTTGTATGCCGGTTTTGACTATAGCGCTAACTATCAGGCGGCAATGAAAGAAATTCTGTCGCTGAAATTGGAAAGCGGTAGTGCAATACTTGCCAAAGAAAAGGCAGCGAATCCTAATAACACGTTAGTGATTTTGGGCGAAGACTATGTTGACTTTTTTAAGATACTGATTAACGAAAACAAAGCCGAATATGATAAACTGGTGCCCAACTTCTCAGCACGTTTAACGGCTTTAGAGAAGGGGGATAAAAACTCACCTTGGTACAATTACAGTCGCGCCGAAGTTTATGTACATTGGGCAACACACCGTTTACGTTTTGGTGAGTATTTTAAAGCCGCTACAGAAATACGTGAGGCATATAAAATACTTGAGGAGAATATTAAAAAGTACCCTGATTTTTTGCCCAACAAAAAAACAATGGGCATGCTTGAAACCATTGTGGGAACTATCCCTGAAAACTATCAATGGATGGCAAACATCGTGGGGCTTGATGGGGATATAAGCAGTGGAATTGCAAAAATTGAGACCATCATAAAAAGTACCGCCAAACTGGATTATTTGCCTTTGCAAAAGCAGGAAGCACTGTTTATTTATGTGTACCTTCAAATGTTTGTGTTAAAGAAACCGCAAGAGGCATGGGTATTGGTTGAGAAAAACACCAACGACTATCAAACCAACCTGTTGAATTGCTATTTGCGGGCAAACATTGCGCTTAAATGCAAGAAGACGGATGTGGCTATTGAAACCTTAAAGAAACGCCCTACAGGAAAAGAATACCACAAGTTTTATTATTTGGACTATCTGATGGGGCAGGCAAAGCTGTACAGAAACGATGCCGATGCGGATAAATACTTCAAAATGTATGTTTCGTTCCATCCCGGCCAGAATTATATTAAAAGTGCTTACATCCGCCTTTCGTGGTTTTACTTTTTAAAGAAAGAAACGGCCACTTACGAGCGTTACCGTTCAATGGCTTCACGCTATGGAGCCGAGGAGATTGAGGAGGACAAACGGGCACAAAAAGAGGCAAAAGCCGGTGTAGCAACCGATGAAGTTTTGCTGAAAGGTATGTTGTTTTTTGATGGCGGATATAATGATAAGGCACTGGCTACGCTAAATAGCGTTACCGAATCGAGATATTCAACTGCTGAACAAAAACTGGAGTATAACTACAGAAAAGCAAGGGTGTATCACGAGATGGGTAAAACCGATCTTGCTATTGAGTTGTACAAAAAAGTAATGACCGATGGTAAAGATTTAACGGTGTATTATGCGGCCAATAGTTGTTTGTTATTGGGCAATATACACGAAGACAAAGGTGAATACGGAAACGCTTGCAATCGCTACAAGCAATGCGCAGACTATAAAAACAAAGAGTATCGAAACAGTATTTTGCAAAAAGCCAAAGCCGGTATGAAGCGGCTAGGGTGCAAATAA
- the yidC gene encoding membrane protein insertase YidC, which translates to MDRNSIIGLSLIMVIMVGYFFLTRDNVGEIEAARKKQDSIAQIQRVADSTAKATAATAVAADTVQRNDSTDTASVVKQGPVGTFGRFAEGTKELVTIENELIKVQLSTKGGHPQSVELKNYKRAKHEGVETQEPLILFENNDAKFNIRFVSADGFSDSTSRLYFTPSAKNVTVKGDSSILSLKIAFSETQYLEQVYWLKPNSYELFYTVKMVGIKNYLSNTQRFMQMDWQVSMPLQEHALKAEKEASTVYYRGLDKEVDYISETKYEQQKPAGGLEWVSFKQKFFNTTLISLSPEGFSGATIESEDIANPYYVKTLKASTILANVTEENQAVNMKFYFGPNKYEELKKLDLGMDKLVQLGWGIFGWINKGMILPIFKYLNKVTGNYGIIILLMTLIIKALLFGLVYRSYISSAKMRILKPEIDELKAKHGDNLQKIQQEQMALFKRAGVSPLGGCLPLLLQMPFLIAMFQFFPNSIELRQQSFLWAFDLSTYDSILDFGKIPLIYDIYGDHVSLFTLLMTVSTLIYTMLNNQLTGVTGQMKYIGYIMPIFFLGFFNNYAAGLTYYYFLTNMVSIAQQFIIRRFVDEDALHRKIQENKKKPVKKSAFQQRLEDMAKKRGINPNK; encoded by the coding sequence ATGGATAGAAATTCGATAATAGGTTTATCGCTGATAATGGTAATTATGGTAGGGTATTTTTTCCTTACCCGCGATAATGTTGGCGAAATTGAAGCCGCCCGCAAAAAACAAGACAGCATTGCACAAATACAACGTGTTGCTGATTCTACTGCAAAAGCAACCGCTGCCACTGCTGTTGCCGCTGATACCGTTCAACGTAACGACAGCACTGATACTGCATCAGTTGTTAAACAAGGTCCCGTAGGTACTTTTGGCCGTTTTGCCGAGGGCACCAAAGAACTTGTAACCATTGAAAACGAACTGATTAAAGTACAGCTTTCTACCAAAGGCGGTCACCCTCAATCAGTAGAGTTAAAAAACTATAAGCGCGCAAAACACGAAGGTGTTGAAACCCAAGAGCCGTTAATTCTGTTCGAAAACAACGATGCTAAGTTTAACATCCGTTTTGTTTCGGCTGACGGATTTAGCGATTCGACTTCGAGGTTGTATTTTACCCCATCGGCTAAAAACGTAACCGTAAAAGGCGATTCGAGCATCCTTTCACTAAAAATAGCCTTTTCTGAAACTCAATACCTTGAACAGGTATATTGGTTGAAACCCAATAGCTACGAGTTGTTTTATACTGTGAAGATGGTAGGGATTAAAAACTACCTATCAAATACACAGCGTTTTATGCAAATGGATTGGCAGGTTAGTATGCCTTTGCAAGAGCACGCTTTAAAAGCTGAAAAAGAAGCCTCAACTGTTTATTACAGGGGCTTGGATAAAGAGGTGGATTACATTTCTGAAACCAAGTATGAGCAGCAAAAACCTGCGGGTGGTTTAGAGTGGGTTTCATTCAAGCAAAAGTTCTTTAATACTACGCTTATATCACTTTCTCCCGAAGGTTTCAGCGGTGCTACTATTGAAAGCGAAGACATAGCCAACCCTTACTATGTGAAAACATTGAAGGCCAGCACCATACTTGCTAATGTTACCGAAGAGAATCAAGCGGTGAACATGAAGTTCTACTTCGGTCCTAACAAATATGAGGAGTTGAAGAAACTTGACCTTGGAATGGATAAGTTGGTACAGTTGGGCTGGGGTATTTTCGGTTGGATAAACAAGGGCATGATTTTGCCGATATTCAAGTACCTGAACAAGGTAACGGGTAATTACGGTATCATTATTTTGTTAATGACCTTGATTATCAAAGCCCTGTTGTTTGGTTTGGTGTACCGCTCTTATATCTCATCGGCTAAGATGCGTATTTTGAAGCCTGAGATTGACGAACTGAAAGCCAAACACGGCGACAACTTGCAAAAGATACAACAAGAGCAAATGGCATTGTTTAAACGTGCAGGCGTATCTCCTTTGGGCGGTTGCTTACCGTTGCTGTTACAAATGCCTTTCCTTATTGCCATGTTCCAGTTCTTCCCTAATTCTATCGAGCTAAGGCAACAAAGCTTCTTGTGGGCGTTTGACTTGAGTACTTACGATAGCATTTTGGATTTTGGTAAGATTCCTTTGATATATGACATTTACGGCGACCACGTGAGCTTGTTTACCCTGCTGATGACGGTTTCTACCCTTATCTACACCATGCTGAATAACCAGCTTACAGGTGTTACAGGGCAAATGAAGTACATCGGTTATATTATGCCTATTTTCTTCCTTGGGTTCTTTAACAACTACGCAGCAGGCTTAACTTACTATTACTTCTTAACCAACATGGTTTCTATTGCACAGCAGTTTATTATCCGTCGTTTTGTAGATGAAGATGCTCTTCACCGCAAAATTCAGGAGAATAAAAAGAAACCTGTTAAGAAATCAGCCTTCCAGCAACGTTTGGAAGACATGGCTAAAAAACGTGGTATTAACCCTAACAAATAA